The following are encoded in a window of Salvelinus fontinalis isolate EN_2023a chromosome 40, ASM2944872v1, whole genome shotgun sequence genomic DNA:
- the LOC129839050 gene encoding oocyte zinc finger protein XlCOF6-like isoform X1 produces MPRLVPTTQQRRLKLHQTSASPGASETGEHVSQTLLSHCLGSSVKIRKSSNWTISVLILTSLLLLPREQDNMSGERETLMDEMEQSLYTLTKDNLRCLCERSGIGGKDGSDVQGENPHRSLCRKILEELWENADSMESEEQGMSWLLQLKEDIRNIQEDGIGTPLSPSQSIDDDAVDCDEEGNQKDIDWLPSNSLEGEPMSPGQSFDDEDAADCDEEWNEEDRDLLPSKGLEVEPAPERHTPEQREKRVSGAPSLSSPGNALLLGLKRVSVLLVDCRKTPGLRGTAGGGDEEEEGDVIHQRERRGNHGSSEEPQQQPHADNTDWSLPTSKHLNKQPQRHTGKKPHHCCSECGKTFACPATLKMHRIIHTREKPYRCSQCGETFSQKMTLKIHEQIHTGKKPHHCSDCGKSFSVLSSLKIHQSTHTENKLFQCSKCGKGFANNHYRKIHEKMVHEPPAERSYHCSDCGKSYSFLSTFKNHQRKHTGEKPFQCSKCEKSFAQKSTLKAHEQTHMPAAERPYQCLFCEKKFCISASFNFHMRMHTEEKPFQCSVCGMRFIHASLLKAHKHKHKPTAERPFHCNKCGASFTTKGNLKFHQLTHDRGERTYRCSECGHCFSHPIYLKKHQKRHSKEKSIVCDLCGKTFNHPSNFRTHMKIHQGVKPYHCSDCGRSFIFRQGLTTHQRVHTGELPYVCDQCGKRFSQYNSLVIHQRTHTGEKPYPCFVCGKSFSRSQNLAAHKRTHTGEKPHACDQCGKRFSRTDALAVHKRTHTGEKPYSCDICREKFTYLVAMLKHKKGHGHPAGDVLCAEWPQDDSSSVYE; encoded by the exons ATGCCCAGACTAGTGCCAACAACACAGCAGAGAAGACTGAAACTGCATCAGACATCTGCCTCCCCTGGTGCATCTGAAACCGGGGAACATGTATCCCAAACCCTGCTCTCCCACTGCCTGGGTTCCTCTGTGAAGATCCGCAA GTCATCTAACTGGACTATATCTGTCTTGATATTGACTTCATTGCTGTTGTTGCCACGTGAGCAGGACAatatgagtggagagagggaaacattGATGGATGAAATGGAACAGAGTTTATACACTTTAACCAAGGACAATTTACGCTGCCTGTGTGAACGCAGTGGAATAGGTGGCAAGGATGGCTCCGATGTTCAAGGAGAGAATCCCCATCGCTCATTGTGccgtaaaatcctagaggaactTTGGGAAAATGCAGATTCAATGGAATCGGAGGAGCAGGGAATGTCTTGGTTACTCCAACTGAAAGAGGACATCAGAAATATACAGGAGGATGGTATCGGTACACCTTTGAGTCCCAGCCAATCCATTGATGATGATGCTGTAGACTGTGATGAAGAAGGGAACCAGAAGGACATTGATTGGTTACCTAGCAATAGTCTGGAGGGGGAACCCATGAGTCCCGGCCAATCATTTGATGACGAGGATGCTGCAGACTGCGATGAAGAATGGAATGAGGAGGACAGGGATTTGTTGCCTAGCAAAGGCCTGGAGGTGGAGCCAGctccagagagacacacaccagagcagagggagaagagagtgaGTGGggccccctctctgtcctctcctggtAATGCCTTACTGCTGGGTCTGAAGAGGGTGTCTGTGCTGCTGGTCGACTGCAGGAAAACACCAGGGTTGAGAGGAACTGCTGGAggaggagacgaggaggaggaaggagacgtGATTCATCAAA gagagagacgtggcAACCATGGATCTTCTGAGGAGCCTCAACAACAACCTCATGCTGACAACACAGACTGGAGTCTGCCCACATCAAAACACCTCAATAAACAACCGCAGAGACATACAGGGAAGAAACCACACCACTGCTGCTCTGAGTGTGGGAAGACTTTCGCTTGTCCAGCGACACTCAAAATGCACAGAATAATCCATACGAGAGAGAAACCTTACCGCTGCTCACAGTGTGGGGAGACTTTCAGTCAAAAAATGACTCTTAAGATTCACGAGCAGATCCACACTGGGAAGAAACCTCACCACTGCTCTGACTGCGGAAAGAGTTTCAGTGTTTTATCAAGCTTGAAAATCCATCAAAGCACCCACACCGAAAATAAACTATTCCAATGCTCCAAGTGTGGGAAAGGTTTTGCAAACAACCACTATCGAAAAATACATGAGAAAATGGTACATGAGCCTCCCGCAGAAAGGTCTTATCACTGCTCTGACTGCGGGAAGAGCTACAGTTTTTTATCAACCTTCAAAAACCATCAAagaaaacacacaggagagaaaccatttcaATGCTCCAAGTGTGAGAAAAGTTTTGCTCAGAAATCCACTCTAAAAGCCCACGAGCAAACACACATGCCTGCTGCAGAAAGGCCTTACCAATGCCTATTCTGCGAGAAGAAGTTTTGTATTTCGGCATCCTTTAATTTCCATATGAGAATGCATACTGAAGAAAAACCATTCCAATGTTCCGTCTGCGGAATGCGGTTCATTCACGCCAGTTTACTGAAAgcacacaaacataaacacaagCCCACTGCCGAAAGGCCCTTCCACTGCAATAAATGTGGAGCGTCTTTTACTACAAAAGGTAATCTTAAATTTCACCAGCTGACCCACGACCGGGGGGAGAGAACTTACCGCTGCTCTGAGTGTGGGCATTGTTTCTCTCATCCGATATATCTGAAGAAACACCAGAAAAGGCACAGTAAAGAGAAGTCCATTGTCTGCGACCTGTGCGGGAAGACCTTCAACCATCCAAGCAACTTCAGAACGCACATGAAGATACACCAAGGAGTGAAACCGtaccactgctctgactgtggcaGGAGCTTCATATTCCGCCAAGGTTTAACAACACACCAGCGTGTGCACACCGGAGAGCTGCCTTACGTCTGCGATCAATGTGGAAAGAGGTTTTCTCAGTACAATTCTTTGGTGATTCACCAGCGAACACACACCGGGGAGAAACCTTACCCATGCTTTgtctgtgggaagagcttcagtcGGTCACAAAACCTGGCTGCACACAAGAGAACTCATACTGGAGAGAAGCCTCACgcctgtgatcagtgtgggaagaggttTTCCCGAACCGACGCACTGGCTGTACACAAGCGCACCCACACCGGAGAGAAGCCTTACAGCTGTGATATATGCAGGGAGAAGTTCACCTATTTAGTAGCCATGTTGAAACATAAGAAAGGACATGGTCATCCTGCAGGTGATGTACTCTGTGCTGAATGGCCTCAGGACGATtccagctctgtctatgaatag
- the LOC129839050 gene encoding oocyte zinc finger protein XlCOF6-like isoform X2: MSGERETLMDEMEQSLYTLTKDNLRCLCERSGIGGKDGSDVQGENPHRSLCRKILEELWENADSMESEEQGMSWLLQLKEDIRNIQEDGIGTPLSPSQSIDDDAVDCDEEGNQKDIDWLPSNSLEGEPMSPGQSFDDEDAADCDEEWNEEDRDLLPSKGLEVEPAPERHTPEQREKRVSGAPSLSSPGNALLLGLKRVSVLLVDCRKTPGLRGTAGGGDEEEEGDVIHQRERRGNHGSSEEPQQQPHADNTDWSLPTSKHLNKQPQRHTGKKPHHCCSECGKTFACPATLKMHRIIHTREKPYRCSQCGETFSQKMTLKIHEQIHTGKKPHHCSDCGKSFSVLSSLKIHQSTHTENKLFQCSKCGKGFANNHYRKIHEKMVHEPPAERSYHCSDCGKSYSFLSTFKNHQRKHTGEKPFQCSKCEKSFAQKSTLKAHEQTHMPAAERPYQCLFCEKKFCISASFNFHMRMHTEEKPFQCSVCGMRFIHASLLKAHKHKHKPTAERPFHCNKCGASFTTKGNLKFHQLTHDRGERTYRCSECGHCFSHPIYLKKHQKRHSKEKSIVCDLCGKTFNHPSNFRTHMKIHQGVKPYHCSDCGRSFIFRQGLTTHQRVHTGELPYVCDQCGKRFSQYNSLVIHQRTHTGEKPYPCFVCGKSFSRSQNLAAHKRTHTGEKPHACDQCGKRFSRTDALAVHKRTHTGEKPYSCDICREKFTYLVAMLKHKKGHGHPAGDVLCAEWPQDDSSSVYE; the protein is encoded by the exons atgagtggagagagggaaacattGATGGATGAAATGGAACAGAGTTTATACACTTTAACCAAGGACAATTTACGCTGCCTGTGTGAACGCAGTGGAATAGGTGGCAAGGATGGCTCCGATGTTCAAGGAGAGAATCCCCATCGCTCATTGTGccgtaaaatcctagaggaactTTGGGAAAATGCAGATTCAATGGAATCGGAGGAGCAGGGAATGTCTTGGTTACTCCAACTGAAAGAGGACATCAGAAATATACAGGAGGATGGTATCGGTACACCTTTGAGTCCCAGCCAATCCATTGATGATGATGCTGTAGACTGTGATGAAGAAGGGAACCAGAAGGACATTGATTGGTTACCTAGCAATAGTCTGGAGGGGGAACCCATGAGTCCCGGCCAATCATTTGATGACGAGGATGCTGCAGACTGCGATGAAGAATGGAATGAGGAGGACAGGGATTTGTTGCCTAGCAAAGGCCTGGAGGTGGAGCCAGctccagagagacacacaccagagcagagggagaagagagtgaGTGGggccccctctctgtcctctcctggtAATGCCTTACTGCTGGGTCTGAAGAGGGTGTCTGTGCTGCTGGTCGACTGCAGGAAAACACCAGGGTTGAGAGGAACTGCTGGAggaggagacgaggaggaggaaggagacgtGATTCATCAAA gagagagacgtggcAACCATGGATCTTCTGAGGAGCCTCAACAACAACCTCATGCTGACAACACAGACTGGAGTCTGCCCACATCAAAACACCTCAATAAACAACCGCAGAGACATACAGGGAAGAAACCACACCACTGCTGCTCTGAGTGTGGGAAGACTTTCGCTTGTCCAGCGACACTCAAAATGCACAGAATAATCCATACGAGAGAGAAACCTTACCGCTGCTCACAGTGTGGGGAGACTTTCAGTCAAAAAATGACTCTTAAGATTCACGAGCAGATCCACACTGGGAAGAAACCTCACCACTGCTCTGACTGCGGAAAGAGTTTCAGTGTTTTATCAAGCTTGAAAATCCATCAAAGCACCCACACCGAAAATAAACTATTCCAATGCTCCAAGTGTGGGAAAGGTTTTGCAAACAACCACTATCGAAAAATACATGAGAAAATGGTACATGAGCCTCCCGCAGAAAGGTCTTATCACTGCTCTGACTGCGGGAAGAGCTACAGTTTTTTATCAACCTTCAAAAACCATCAAagaaaacacacaggagagaaaccatttcaATGCTCCAAGTGTGAGAAAAGTTTTGCTCAGAAATCCACTCTAAAAGCCCACGAGCAAACACACATGCCTGCTGCAGAAAGGCCTTACCAATGCCTATTCTGCGAGAAGAAGTTTTGTATTTCGGCATCCTTTAATTTCCATATGAGAATGCATACTGAAGAAAAACCATTCCAATGTTCCGTCTGCGGAATGCGGTTCATTCACGCCAGTTTACTGAAAgcacacaaacataaacacaagCCCACTGCCGAAAGGCCCTTCCACTGCAATAAATGTGGAGCGTCTTTTACTACAAAAGGTAATCTTAAATTTCACCAGCTGACCCACGACCGGGGGGAGAGAACTTACCGCTGCTCTGAGTGTGGGCATTGTTTCTCTCATCCGATATATCTGAAGAAACACCAGAAAAGGCACAGTAAAGAGAAGTCCATTGTCTGCGACCTGTGCGGGAAGACCTTCAACCATCCAAGCAACTTCAGAACGCACATGAAGATACACCAAGGAGTGAAACCGtaccactgctctgactgtggcaGGAGCTTCATATTCCGCCAAGGTTTAACAACACACCAGCGTGTGCACACCGGAGAGCTGCCTTACGTCTGCGATCAATGTGGAAAGAGGTTTTCTCAGTACAATTCTTTGGTGATTCACCAGCGAACACACACCGGGGAGAAACCTTACCCATGCTTTgtctgtgggaagagcttcagtcGGTCACAAAACCTGGCTGCACACAAGAGAACTCATACTGGAGAGAAGCCTCACgcctgtgatcagtgtgggaagaggttTTCCCGAACCGACGCACTGGCTGTACACAAGCGCACCCACACCGGAGAGAAGCCTTACAGCTGTGATATATGCAGGGAGAAGTTCACCTATTTAGTAGCCATGTTGAAACATAAGAAAGGACATGGTCATCCTGCAGGTGATGTACTCTGTGCTGAATGGCCTCAGGACGATtccagctctgtctatgaatag